Proteins from a genomic interval of Lysobacter stagni:
- a CDS encoding DUF2950 domain-containing protein, whose product MTANVRHLAVLCLALIALPASAQQSFPTPDAAGDALIAALGTKQADATRLAAVLGPQWEQYIPRGSIEREDVDAFLARYREKHWYQRADATHSMLSVGNDAWTLPVPLVKGASGWAFDLKAGEPEIRARRIGRNERATEQAVLAYHDAQTDYATKDRNGDGILEYARKFVSTDGKHDGLYWDDADGSEESPLGPLFGDDTPQGEWHGYHYRILDAQGPSAPGGAYSYLIGGHMNRGFALVAWPAKYGDSGVMSFMISHEGEVFEKDLGPDGAKQAEAMAAFDPDSSWKEVDAASTAAVSP is encoded by the coding sequence ATGACCGCCAACGTCCGCCACCTTGCCGTCCTCTGCCTCGCGCTCATCGCGCTGCCGGCGTCGGCGCAGCAGTCGTTCCCCACGCCCGATGCCGCCGGCGACGCACTCATCGCCGCACTGGGCACGAAGCAGGCCGATGCCACGCGCCTGGCCGCCGTGTTGGGCCCGCAATGGGAGCAGTACATTCCGCGCGGCAGCATCGAGCGCGAAGACGTCGACGCCTTCCTCGCCCGCTATCGCGAGAAGCACTGGTACCAGCGGGCCGACGCCACGCATTCGATGCTCAGCGTCGGCAACGATGCGTGGACGCTGCCGGTGCCGCTGGTGAAGGGCGCCAGCGGCTGGGCGTTCGACCTCAAGGCGGGCGAGCCGGAAATCCGCGCACGACGCATCGGCCGCAATGAACGTGCGACCGAGCAGGCCGTGCTGGCCTATCACGATGCGCAGACCGACTACGCCACGAAGGACCGCAACGGTGACGGCATCCTCGAGTACGCGCGGAAGTTCGTCAGCACCGACGGCAAGCACGACGGCCTGTACTGGGACGACGCGGACGGCAGCGAGGAAAGCCCGCTCGGCCCGCTGTTCGGCGACGACACGCCGCAGGGCGAATGGCACGGCTACCACTACCGCATCCTCGACGCGCAGGGTCCGTCGGCGCCCGGCGGCGCCTACAGCTATCTGATCGGCGGGCACATGAATCGTGGCTTCGCGCTCGTCGCCTGGCCTGCGAAGTACGGCGACAGCGGCGTGATGAGCTTCATGATCAGCCACGAGGGCGAAGTGTTCGAGAAAGACCTCGGTCCGGACGGCGCGAAGCAGGCCGAGGCGATGGCCGCCTTCGATCCCGACAGCAGCTGGAAGGAAGTCGACGCGGCCAGCACGGCAGCGGTCTCGCCCTGA